The Streptomyces sp. NBC_00440 genome contains a region encoding:
- a CDS encoding DMT family transporter — MSTAIPARTVSAPVIAPPPTTRRPAVDWRIRFALLSLIWGFSFLLIKVGTGGYAPFQVTFGRLFFGTAVLAAAIAFRRERLPRGARTWGHLAVAALLLNAAPFSLFAYAEQTIPSTLAGICNATSPLWGMALSLVALSEDRPTRRRVAGLGVGFLGVLTVLGVWQGFSGLDFRGTAMALVASLCYPVGWIYVRRTLAGTGSSHLALTGSQLLVATVELALVTPLFTALPRSFPVVPLLAVAALGALGTGVALLLQYGLVAEVGPTTAQMVTYFIPVIATAAGVAVLGENIGWNTPVGAVIVLAGAALTQSRPRRRGAGRRGRPAVTSAGGGQS; from the coding sequence ATGAGCACCGCGATTCCCGCCAGGACCGTGTCAGCACCGGTCATCGCACCGCCGCCCACCACCCGCCGCCCCGCTGTCGACTGGCGCATCCGCTTCGCCCTGCTCTCGCTCATCTGGGGCTTCAGCTTTCTGCTGATCAAGGTGGGCACCGGCGGCTACGCGCCGTTCCAGGTCACTTTCGGCCGCCTCTTCTTCGGCACCGCCGTGCTGGCCGCGGCGATCGCCTTCAGGCGCGAGCGGCTGCCGCGCGGGGCGCGGACCTGGGGGCATCTCGCGGTCGCCGCCCTGCTGCTGAACGCGGCGCCGTTCTCTCTCTTCGCCTACGCCGAGCAGACGATCCCCTCGACGCTCGCCGGGATCTGCAACGCCACCTCCCCGCTGTGGGGCATGGCGCTCTCCCTCGTCGCGCTCTCCGAGGACCGCCCGACCCGCCGCAGGGTCGCCGGGCTCGGGGTCGGATTCCTCGGTGTCCTGACGGTGCTCGGCGTCTGGCAGGGCTTCTCCGGACTGGACTTCAGAGGCACCGCGATGGCCCTGGTGGCGTCCCTCTGCTACCCGGTCGGCTGGATCTACGTACGGCGCACCCTGGCGGGCACCGGCAGCTCCCATCTCGCCCTCACCGGTTCGCAGCTCCTGGTGGCGACCGTCGAACTCGCCCTGGTCACCCCGCTGTTCACCGCGCTGCCCAGGTCCTTCCCGGTGGTGCCGCTGCTCGCCGTCGCGGCCCTCGGCGCGCTGGGCACCGGCGTCGCCCTGCTGCTGCAGTACGGCCTGGTGGCCGAGGTCGGCCCGACCACCGCCCAGATGGTCACGTACTTCATCCCGGTGATCGCCACCGCGGCGGGCGTGGCAGTGCTGGGCGAGAACATCGGGTGGAACACCCCGGTCGGCGCGGTGATCGTGCTGGCCGGCGCCGCCCTGACACAGAGCAGGCCGAGGAGGCGCGGGGCCGGGCGGCGGGGCCGGCCAGCCGTGACATCGGCCGGGGGCGGCCAGTCGTAG
- a CDS encoding aminotransferase class I/II-fold pyridoxal phosphate-dependent enzyme produces MLGEYGIEGRRATDIAASVERAVSSGALAPGQLLPPLRELAEQLGVNPNTVGAAYRTLRDRGVIATAGRRGSRVRPRPASTARESIRADIPAGVRDLASGNPDRALLPPLAGALAVAAARSDERAVLYGQAGVDPELERLARAALAADGVPEGPVAVVSGSLDGIERVLAAHLRPGDSVAIEDPGWGALLDLVPALGLRAVPMALDGEGPLPGEVERVLREGARALVVTARAQNPTGAAVSSARAEVLRTVLRDHPGVLLIEDDHGHGIVDLPLSPLAAVADNWAFVRSVSKAYGPDLRLAVLTGDAVTVDRVLGRQRLGPGWVSHLLQGAVVQLWSSGAVDVSAVSLSYGRRRESLVRALAEQGIDACGRSGMNVWVPVPDETGVVARLLHSGWAVAPGARFRMAAPPGVRVTISTLGPDDIGPVADAVASAAGPAPGRRYD; encoded by the coding sequence GTGCTAGGAGAATATGGGATCGAAGGGCGCCGTGCAACGGACATCGCGGCGAGCGTGGAGCGTGCGGTCAGCTCCGGTGCGCTCGCGCCGGGGCAACTCCTGCCGCCGTTGCGGGAGTTGGCGGAGCAGCTGGGGGTCAATCCGAACACCGTCGGCGCCGCGTACCGGACCCTCCGCGACCGCGGAGTGATCGCGACGGCGGGCCGCAGGGGGAGCCGGGTGCGGCCCCGGCCGGCCAGCACGGCGCGTGAATCGATCAGGGCCGACATCCCCGCCGGCGTACGGGACCTGGCGTCGGGCAATCCCGACCGCGCCCTGCTGCCCCCGCTCGCCGGGGCCCTGGCGGTCGCGGCCGCGCGCAGCGACGAGCGGGCCGTGCTCTACGGGCAGGCGGGCGTCGACCCGGAGCTCGAACGGCTGGCGCGCGCGGCCCTCGCCGCCGACGGCGTGCCCGAGGGGCCGGTCGCCGTGGTGTCCGGTTCGCTCGACGGGATCGAACGGGTGCTGGCCGCGCACCTCAGGCCGGGTGACTCCGTCGCCATCGAGGATCCGGGCTGGGGCGCCCTGCTGGATCTCGTACCGGCGCTGGGGCTGCGCGCGGTGCCGATGGCGCTCGACGGCGAGGGGCCGCTGCCGGGAGAGGTGGAACGGGTGCTGCGCGAGGGGGCGCGCGCGCTCGTGGTCACCGCCCGCGCGCAGAATCCCACCGGCGCCGCGGTGAGTTCAGCGCGCGCCGAGGTACTGCGGACCGTCCTGCGCGACCATCCCGGCGTCCTGCTGATCGAGGACGATCACGGGCACGGGATCGTGGATCTGCCGCTGAGCCCGCTGGCGGCGGTGGCGGACAACTGGGCTTTCGTGCGGTCGGTGTCCAAGGCGTACGGGCCCGATCTGCGGCTCGCCGTGCTGACCGGTGACGCGGTCACCGTGGACCGGGTGCTGGGCCGTCAGCGGCTCGGCCCCGGCTGGGTCAGCCATCTGCTCCAGGGTGCGGTGGTCCAGCTCTGGAGCTCGGGGGCCGTCGATGTCTCCGCGGTCTCGCTGTCCTACGGGCGGCGCCGGGAGTCGCTGGTCAGGGCCCTGGCCGAGCAGGGCATCGACGCCTGCGGCCGGAGCGGGATGAATGTGTGGGTGCCGGTGCCGGACGAGACCGGGGTGGTGGCGCGGCTGCTGCACTCCGGCTGGGCCGTCGCCCCCGGCGCCCGCTTCCGGATGGCCGCGCCGCCGGGGGTGCGCGTCACGATCTCCACGCTGGGCCCGGACGACATCGGTCCGGTCGCGGACGCCGTCGCGTCGGCGGCCGGACCCGCGCCGGGCAGGCGCTACGACTGA
- a CDS encoding pyridoxamine 5'-phosphate oxidase family protein, giving the protein MSETPPASPRQQDAPYVPTARTVPTRSRERASYDRELVHSVLDEGYVCHLGFLRDGAPVVLPTLYARVGERLYIHGSTGSRPLRAAGEADPGIPVCLTVTHVDGLVLARSAFHHSINYRSVVVHGTARQVTGADERRTALDAIVEQAVPGRSHDSRPANAKELAATAVVRLDLDEVSAKVRAGGPNDEPEDLTLPYWSGVVPLTRGYGAPVPSDDLDPAIALPGYLDRR; this is encoded by the coding sequence ATGTCCGAGACCCCTCCGGCCTCTCCCCGGCAGCAGGACGCGCCCTACGTACCGACCGCGCGGACCGTTCCCACCCGCTCCCGGGAGCGGGCCTCGTACGACCGTGAACTGGTGCACTCGGTACTGGACGAGGGATACGTCTGCCACCTCGGATTCCTCCGCGACGGTGCGCCCGTCGTGCTGCCGACGCTGTACGCGCGGGTCGGCGAGCGCCTCTACATCCACGGCTCGACGGGCTCCCGCCCGCTGCGGGCGGCCGGCGAGGCGGACCCCGGCATCCCGGTCTGCCTGACGGTCACCCATGTCGACGGTCTCGTCCTGGCCCGGTCCGCGTTCCACCACTCGATCAACTACCGGTCGGTGGTGGTCCACGGAACGGCCCGCCAGGTCACCGGCGCCGACGAACGGCGCACCGCTCTCGACGCGATCGTCGAGCAGGCCGTGCCCGGCCGGTCGCACGACTCACGCCCGGCGAACGCCAAGGAGCTGGCGGCAACTGCTGTGGTCCGCCTGGACCTCGACGAGGTCTCCGCCAAGGTCCGCGCCGGCGGCCCCAACGACGAGCCCGAGGACCTCACCCTCCCGTACTGGTCGGGTGTCGTACCGCTGACCCGCGGATACGGCGCACCGGTCCCGTCGGACGACCTGGACCCGGCCATCGCCCTGCCGGGCTACCTCGACCGGCGCTGA
- a CDS encoding DMT family transporter: MTHTPNPAAGLSVRRSLIYLSVAGAAWGTAGAGASLLYRASDLGPVSLTFWRCAGGLVLLLAVRAVRRRPRGVPRPAEPRTRPALRTAATGLAFTLFQVAYFAAVQLTGLAVATVVTLGAGPVLIAVGARLTLGERLGAGGITAVAGALGGLVVLVLGSGSGAVRPAGVGWALLSAAGYAAMTLLTRWFGRSGGGDPLSTTAWSLAVGTVVLLPLAVAEGLFPHTVDLGRVVGLLAYVAAVPTALAYALYFTGAAVVRSATVSVIMLLEPVSAAVIAVALLGERLTTATVLGTLLLLAAVTGLAYGEMRAAAARRRPVPV; encoded by the coding sequence GTGACGCATACGCCGAACCCTGCCGCCGGGCTGTCCGTCCGCCGGAGTCTCATCTATCTGTCCGTGGCCGGAGCGGCCTGGGGCACCGCGGGGGCCGGGGCCTCGCTGCTCTACCGGGCCAGTGATCTCGGGCCCGTCTCCCTCACGTTCTGGCGCTGCGCCGGCGGCCTGGTGCTGCTGCTCGCCGTGCGGGCCGTGCGCCGCCGACCGCGCGGTGTGCCCCGCCCCGCCGAACCCCGCACGCGTCCGGCTCTGCGCACCGCTGCCACCGGCCTGGCGTTCACGCTCTTCCAGGTCGCCTACTTCGCCGCGGTCCAGCTCACCGGGCTCGCCGTGGCCACCGTCGTCACTCTCGGCGCCGGGCCCGTGCTCATCGCCGTCGGTGCCCGGCTGACTCTGGGGGAGCGGCTGGGCGCCGGCGGGATCACCGCCGTCGCGGGTGCGCTCGGCGGACTTGTGGTGCTCGTCCTGGGCAGTGGCAGCGGAGCCGTACGCCCCGCCGGGGTCGGCTGGGCGCTGCTCTCCGCCGCCGGATACGCGGCGATGACCCTGCTGACCCGGTGGTTCGGCCGGAGCGGTGGCGGCGACCCGTTGTCGACGACGGCCTGGTCCCTCGCCGTCGGTACCGTCGTCCTGCTGCCGCTCGCCGTGGCGGAGGGGCTGTTCCCGCACACCGTCGATCTTGGCAGGGTGGTGGGCCTGCTGGCCTATGTGGCCGCGGTGCCCACCGCGCTCGCGTACGCCCTGTACTTCACCGGGGCCGCGGTCGTCCGGTCCGCCACGGTCTCGGTGATCATGCTGCTGGAACCGGTGAGCGCGGCGGTCATCGCTGTCGCCCTGCTCGGGGAGCGTCTCACCACGGCCACCGTCCTCGGCACGCTGCTGCTGCTCGCGGCCGTCACCGGTCTCGCGTACGGGGAGATGCGGGCGGCCGCGGCGCGGCGCCGCCCGGTACCGGTCTGA
- a CDS encoding EamA family transporter, whose product MRASRGKSVGLGLALVSAFAFGGSGVAAKPLIEAGLDPLQVVWLRVAGAALVMLPVAWRHRDLVRRRPALLIGFGLLAVAGVQACYFAALSRIPVGVALLVEYLAPALVLGWVRFVQRRPVTRAAALGVVLAAGGLACVVEVWSGLSFDAIGLLLALGAACCQVGYFVLSDHGGDGDDRTDPLGVIAYGLLVGTALLTVVARPWRMDWSLLAGQADMNGTRVPAWLLLGWIVLIATVVAYVFGVVSIRRLSPQVAGVVACLEAVIATVLAWVLLGEHLSAPQIAGGAVVLIGAFVAQSSAPKPPSGPVAGATPAVGAELPAAERSANP is encoded by the coding sequence ATGCGTGCGTCTCGGGGAAAGAGCGTCGGCCTGGGACTCGCCCTGGTGTCGGCCTTCGCGTTCGGTGGATCGGGTGTCGCGGCCAAGCCGCTGATCGAGGCGGGTCTCGACCCGCTGCAAGTGGTCTGGCTCCGGGTGGCCGGGGCCGCCCTGGTGATGCTGCCCGTCGCCTGGCGCCACCGCGACCTCGTACGGCGCAGGCCCGCGCTGCTCATCGGTTTCGGACTGCTCGCCGTCGCGGGCGTCCAGGCCTGCTACTTCGCGGCCCTCTCCCGTATCCCGGTCGGTGTCGCCCTGCTGGTCGAGTACCTGGCGCCCGCGCTCGTCCTGGGCTGGGTCCGGTTCGTGCAGCGCAGGCCGGTGACGCGCGCCGCCGCCCTCGGGGTGGTGCTCGCGGCCGGGGGGCTCGCCTGTGTGGTCGAGGTCTGGTCGGGGCTGAGCTTCGACGCGATCGGGCTGCTGCTCGCGCTGGGCGCCGCCTGCTGCCAGGTCGGCTACTTCGTCCTGTCGGACCACGGCGGCGACGGCGACGACCGGACCGACCCGCTGGGCGTCATCGCGTACGGACTCCTCGTCGGCACCGCCCTGTTGACGGTGGTCGCCCGCCCGTGGCGGATGGACTGGTCACTGCTGGCGGGTCAGGCGGACATGAACGGGACACGGGTGCCCGCCTGGCTGCTGCTCGGCTGGATCGTGCTGATCGCCACCGTCGTCGCGTATGTCTTCGGCGTGGTCTCGATCCGCAGGCTCTCCCCGCAGGTGGCCGGGGTGGTCGCCTGTCTCGAAGCGGTCATCGCGACCGTGCTCGCCTGGGTGCTGCTCGGGGAGCATCTCTCCGCGCCGCAGATCGCGGGCGGGGCGGTGGTGCTGATCGGTGCGTTCGTCGCCCAGTCCTCGGCGCCGAAGCCCCCTTCGGGCCCGGTGGCGGGCGCAACTCCCGCCGTGGGGGCCGAGTTGCCCGCAGCGGAGCGGAGCGCGAACCCGTGA
- a CDS encoding Clp protease N-terminal domain-containing protein — protein sequence MFRARVADELGDVHSPTQPDDQPAPSRADIEARLTVELATVVAGARRRALRDGDRQIDTAHLLHSVIETDPEVRAAFEGGPQVARVLGYLVQRSIGYGLRWQGSVEDSGAVPVVTEPGVAGWSPAAVAAMEGALERAGKDGNRRASGLDLLAALARDRECRAVEVLGRAGVDAEFLAGRLEGGTRQTRRW from the coding sequence ATGTTCCGGGCGCGGGTGGCTGATGAGCTGGGAGATGTGCATAGCCCTACCCAGCCGGACGACCAGCCCGCCCCGTCCCGAGCCGACATCGAAGCCAGGCTCACCGTGGAACTGGCGACGGTCGTGGCGGGCGCACGCCGGCGTGCGCTGCGTGACGGCGACCGGCAGATCGACACGGCCCATCTGCTGCACTCGGTGATCGAGACCGACCCCGAGGTGCGGGCAGCCTTCGAGGGCGGCCCCCAGGTGGCCAGGGTGCTCGGCTATCTCGTGCAGCGCAGCATCGGCTACGGGCTGCGCTGGCAGGGGTCGGTCGAGGACTCGGGGGCCGTTCCGGTGGTGACCGAGCCCGGGGTGGCGGGCTGGTCGCCTGCCGCTGTCGCGGCCATGGAGGGCGCCCTGGAGAGAGCGGGGAAGGACGGGAACCGGCGGGCGAGCGGGCTCGACCTGCTGGCCGCGCTCGCCCGCGACCGCGAGTGCCGCGCCGTGGAGGTGCTGGGCCGCGCAGGAGTGGACGCGGAGTTCCTCGCGGGGCGCCTGGAGGGCGGCACCCGGCAGACCCGTCGGTGGTGA
- a CDS encoding type II toxin-antitoxin system Rv0910 family toxin, with translation MAEVSAEARIEAPAEKVWSQLTDFSAYGEWNATHTSFPKGGPANLAVGATFEENMKLMGFPAEVNWTVDELTPGALLVTRGKGPMGVSLAMRYSLTPEGDATVVRIDGEFTGAAVSLMAGKLKDSATAALQESLRKLAGLVT, from the coding sequence ATGGCCGAAGTCAGCGCCGAGGCTCGGATCGAAGCACCGGCCGAGAAGGTCTGGTCCCAGCTGACCGACTTCAGCGCGTACGGCGAGTGGAACGCGACACACACCAGCTTCCCGAAGGGCGGCCCGGCCAACCTCGCCGTGGGGGCCACCTTCGAGGAGAACATGAAGCTCATGGGCTTCCCCGCGGAGGTGAACTGGACGGTCGACGAGCTGACGCCCGGGGCCCTGCTGGTCACCCGCGGCAAGGGCCCGATGGGTGTCAGCCTCGCGATGCGCTACTCGCTCACCCCGGAGGGCGACGCCACCGTGGTCCGGATCGACGGCGAGTTCACGGGGGCCGCCGTGTCGCTGATGGCCGGCAAGCTCAAGGACTCGGCGACCGCCGCACTCCAGGAGTCCCTGCGCAAACTCGCCGGCCTGGTGACCTGA
- a CDS encoding PadR family transcriptional regulator: protein MRSHGHAHGHGHGGPGRHGGDFEERRGAFGSFGPPFGGPFGGRGGRGGPRGRARRGDVRASILALLKDRPMHGYEMIQEIGERSGGAWRPSPGSVYPTLQLLEDEGLIASESEGGKKLFTLTEPGRTAADEGPDAPWEGAGRGGDWETVNEIRQAGFGLMEAFGQVFRTGTPEQRKKAMAVISESRKKLYLILADEDED, encoded by the coding sequence ATGCGTTCCCATGGACACGCACACGGACATGGACACGGCGGCCCCGGCCGTCACGGCGGGGACTTCGAGGAGCGCCGCGGCGCCTTCGGGTCGTTCGGTCCGCCGTTCGGTGGCCCGTTCGGCGGGCGCGGCGGCAGGGGCGGACCCCGGGGGAGGGCGCGCCGCGGTGACGTACGCGCGTCGATCCTGGCGCTGCTCAAGGACCGGCCGATGCACGGTTACGAAATGATCCAGGAGATCGGCGAGCGCAGCGGCGGGGCCTGGCGCCCCAGCCCCGGCTCCGTCTATCCGACGCTCCAGCTCCTTGAGGACGAGGGGCTGATCGCCAGCGAGAGCGAGGGCGGCAAGAAGCTGTTCACGCTCACGGAGCCGGGGCGCACGGCGGCCGACGAGGGCCCGGACGCTCCCTGGGAAGGGGCCGGGCGTGGCGGTGACTGGGAGACGGTGAACGAGATCCGTCAGGCCGGCTTCGGTCTGATGGAAGCGTTCGGCCAGGTGTTCCGGACGGGTACGCCGGAGCAGCGCAAGAAGGCGATGGCCGTGATCAGCGAATCCCGGAAGAAGCTCTATCTGATTCTGGCCGATGAGGATGAGGACTGA
- a CDS encoding PhzF family phenazine biosynthesis protein: MRIRIVDAFTDRPFAGNPAGVLLLDSFPDDGWLQSVAAEVNLSETAFAHPLPAGGEADWALRWFTPATEVDMCGHATLATAHVLHTTGAATGTVRFAARCGLLTATVGEDGAITLDFPTSPLTEEAVPVGLSEALGARITGVRDTGPHIGDLLVEVADEQTVRSLSPDSAALKAHSRRGIIATAEADDPSLGYDYVSRCFFPRVGIDEDPVTGSAHTALAPFWSARLGRDDLTGLQASARSGLVRTALRGDRTLLTGSAVTVIDGELHV; the protein is encoded by the coding sequence ATGCGCATACGAATCGTCGACGCCTTCACGGACCGCCCCTTCGCCGGCAACCCGGCCGGGGTGCTGCTCCTCGACTCCTTTCCGGACGACGGCTGGCTCCAGAGCGTGGCGGCGGAGGTGAACCTCTCCGAGACCGCGTTCGCCCACCCGCTGCCCGCCGGCGGCGAGGCCGACTGGGCGCTGCGCTGGTTCACCCCGGCCACCGAGGTCGACATGTGCGGCCACGCCACCCTGGCCACCGCCCATGTCCTGCACACCACGGGCGCGGCGACCGGCACCGTCCGCTTCGCGGCGCGCTGCGGACTGCTCACCGCGACGGTCGGCGAGGACGGCGCGATCACGCTGGACTTCCCCACGTCGCCGCTCACCGAGGAAGCCGTCCCGGTCGGTCTCAGTGAGGCGCTCGGGGCCCGGATCACCGGGGTGAGGGACACCGGGCCGCACATCGGGGACCTGCTCGTCGAGGTCGCCGACGAGCAGACGGTCCGCTCACTGTCGCCCGACTCCGCGGCGCTGAAGGCCCACTCCCGGCGGGGCATCATCGCCACCGCCGAGGCGGACGACCCCTCGCTCGGCTACGACTACGTGTCGCGCTGCTTCTTCCCCCGCGTCGGCATCGACGAGGACCCGGTGACCGGCAGCGCCCACACCGCACTGGCCCCGTTCTGGTCGGCCCGGCTGGGCCGCGACGACCTGACGGGCCTCCAGGCCTCGGCCCGCTCCGGCCTCGTACGGACGGCACTGCGCGGCGACCGGACGCTGCTCACCGGCAGCGCGGTCACCGTCATCGACGGCGAACTGCACGTCTGA
- a CDS encoding CPBP family intramembrane glutamic endopeptidase, giving the protein MADFVPTQGVPQRFLRSETVLVLALSLGASGVSALISFIGALTKPGGLKHQAANLNGSYAPGRPWLDLAWQLFGIATALVPVALVVHLLLREGSGLRAIGFDRTRLRADLGRGVLIAAGIGSVGLAFYLGARATGFNLTVVPESLPDVWWKIPVLILSAVQNAVLEEVIVVGYLLRRLGQFGWTPIAALAASAVLRGSYHLYQGVGGFLGNVAMGVVFVLLYRRWGRVGPLVVAHSLLDIGAFVGYALLAGKVGWLPTG; this is encoded by the coding sequence GTGGCTGATTTTGTTCCCACACAGGGGGTGCCGCAGCGGTTCTTGCGGTCCGAGACGGTGCTGGTACTCGCACTCTCGCTCGGCGCGAGCGGCGTTTCGGCACTGATCAGCTTTATCGGGGCACTGACGAAACCAGGAGGGCTCAAACACCAGGCCGCCAATCTCAACGGGTCGTACGCGCCGGGGCGGCCATGGCTGGATCTCGCCTGGCAGCTCTTCGGGATCGCGACGGCCCTGGTGCCGGTCGCGCTGGTGGTGCATCTGCTGCTGCGCGAGGGGTCGGGCCTGCGTGCGATCGGCTTCGACCGGACACGGCTCCGGGCCGACCTCGGCCGTGGGGTACTGATCGCGGCGGGGATCGGCAGTGTGGGCCTCGCTTTCTATCTGGGCGCGCGGGCCACCGGGTTCAACCTGACCGTGGTGCCGGAGTCGCTGCCCGATGTGTGGTGGAAGATCCCGGTACTGATCCTCTCGGCGGTGCAGAACGCTGTACTGGAGGAAGTCATCGTCGTCGGGTATCTGCTGCGCAGACTGGGGCAGTTCGGGTGGACCCCGATCGCCGCTCTGGCGGCGAGCGCGGTGCTGCGCGGTTCGTACCACCTCTACCAGGGGGTCGGCGGGTTCCTCGGAAATGTGGCGATGGGCGTGGTGTTCGTGCTGCTCTACCGGCGCTGGGGGCGGGTCGGACCGCTGGTCGTCGCGCACTCGCTGCTCGACATCGGGGCGTTCGTCGGATACGCGCTGCTGGCCGGGAAGGTGGGGTGGCTGCCCACCGGGTGA